Proteins encoded in a region of the Nocardia asteroides genome:
- a CDS encoding DUF2798 domain-containing protein, whose translation MNSANPQSRTGFGKLPARYTSVIMPMLLSILMTCIVSLISTLMSDGLAIGVWLRSWAVSWPIAFPTLLLVLPAVRRITAALVQAP comes from the coding sequence ATGAATTCCGCGAATCCCCAGTCCCGCACCGGCTTCGGCAAGCTGCCCGCCCGCTACACCTCGGTGATCATGCCGATGCTGTTGTCGATCCTGATGACCTGCATCGTCTCGTTGATCAGCACCCTGATGAGCGACGGCCTCGCGATCGGGGTCTGGTTGCGTTCCTGGGCCGTATCCTGGCCCATCGCCTTCCCGACGCTGCTGCTGGTATTGCCTGCGGTGCGGCGTATCACCGCTGCACTGGTGCAAGCACCGTAG
- a CDS encoding TetR/AcrR family transcriptional regulator — translation MPSNSGTRRPTQERAKATREHILDSAARLFGEHGIANTSANRIAAEAGVSVGTVYRYFTDRTVMVDKLIERLLENAEQRFTQRVFGLAGQSTAELVASILEVITDELVANAQLIRALSGGVSFYDTGIPELELRLRLFAKVLVIQLLGPGDDHKYDIMSIVLINTGIAAALRASVLEIDDQQRRRALTITARAVAAWIESERTRDSA, via the coding sequence ATGCCGTCGAACAGTGGCACCCGTCGTCCGACACAGGAGCGCGCGAAGGCGACCCGGGAGCACATCCTCGACAGTGCCGCACGCCTGTTCGGAGAACACGGGATCGCCAACACCTCGGCCAACCGGATCGCCGCCGAGGCCGGAGTGAGTGTCGGCACTGTCTACCGTTACTTCACCGACCGCACGGTCATGGTGGACAAGCTGATCGAGCGGCTGCTGGAAAATGCCGAACAGCGCTTCACCCAGCGTGTGTTCGGCCTCGCCGGACAATCCACCGCGGAGCTGGTGGCGTCCATTCTGGAGGTCATCACCGACGAGTTGGTGGCCAACGCCCAGTTGATACGCGCGCTCTCGGGCGGGGTCTCGTTCTATGACACCGGCATCCCCGAACTCGAACTCCGTCTACGTCTTTTCGCCAAAGTGCTGGTCATCCAGCTGCTCGGCCCAGGCGACGACCACAAATACGACATCATGAGCATCGTGTTGATCAACACCGGGATCGCGGCAGCGCTCCGCGCGTCGGTACTGGAGATCGACGACCAGCAACGTAGACGGGCCCTCACCATCACCGCGCGTGCGGTCGCTGCGTGGATCGAATCCGAACGCACGAGAGACTCGGCATGA